A part of Hydrogenobacter sp. T-8 genomic DNA contains:
- the rpsG gene encoding 30S ribosomal protein S7, with product MPRKGPVPAREISPDPKYGDVIVHKLINKVMKSGKKSVAEWIVYNALESAAKEVNMHPVELLHKVVEKLKPEFEVRPRRVGGATYQVPVEVPPRRQISLALKWLVQAARERSRHRGSYTMVERLKAELLDALNEKGGAIKKKEDTHKMAEANKVFAHFRW from the coding sequence ATGCCAAGAAAGGGTCCAGTTCCTGCAAGAGAAATCTCTCCAGACCCAAAGTATGGGGATGTGATAGTCCACAAGCTCATCAACAAGGTAATGAAAAGTGGAAAAAAATCTGTGGCGGAATGGATAGTCTACAATGCCCTTGAATCCGCCGCAAAAGAGGTAAACATGCACCCTGTGGAGCTACTTCACAAGGTGGTGGAAAAGCTAAAGCCTGAGTTTGAAGTGCGTCCCAGAAGAGTGGGTGGTGCCACCTATCAAGTCCCCGTGGAAGTTCCTCCAAGAAGGCAAATAAGCCTTGCCCTAAAATGGTTGGTTCAAGCCGCAAGAGAAAGGTCAAGGCACAGAGGAAGCTACACCATGGTGGAAAGGCTAAAGGCGGAGCTTCTTGATGCTCTAAACGAAAAGGGTGGTGCCATAAAGAAGAAGGAAGATACCCACAAGATGGCGGAAGCCAACAAGGTTTTCGCACACTTTAGATGGTAA
- the rpsL gene encoding 30S ribosomal protein S12 encodes MPTINQLVKQGRETRKKKSKAPALQGNPQKRGVCVRVYTVTPKKPNSALRKVTRVRLSNGIEVTAYIPGEGHNLQEHSLVLVRGGRVKDLPGVRYKVVRGALDTAGVANRRQSRSKYGAKRPKPGQQAQAKGGKK; translated from the coding sequence ATGCCTACCATAAACCAGCTGGTAAAACAAGGTAGGGAAACAAGAAAGAAAAAGAGCAAAGCACCTGCCCTTCAGGGCAATCCTCAGAAGAGAGGTGTCTGCGTAAGGGTCTATACGGTTACACCCAAAAAACCCAACTCCGCCCTGAGGAAGGTTACAAGGGTAAGACTATCAAATGGCATTGAAGTAACCGCCTATATACCCGGCGAAGGTCACAACCTCCAAGAGCACTCCTTGGTTTTGGTAAGGGGTGGAAGGGTAAAGGACCTTCCCGGCGTGCGTTATAAGGTGGTAAGGGGTGCACTGGATACTGCGGGTGTTGCCAACAGAAGGCAGTCCAGGTCTAAATACGGAGCCAAGAGACCAAAGCCCGGTCAACAAGCACAGGCAAAGGGAGGTAAGAAGTAA